The DNA window ttgaagaacaggcgaatctcaacataacactgactgttacgtaacagtcgggatcattaatatgcacgtccccaatatttgcatatgccagctcatgttcaaggcattagacaagggcagccagtattaacgtctggatctgtgcacagctgaatcatcagactaggtaagcaaacaagaacaatagtgaaaaatggcagatggagcgataataactgacatgatccatgatatcatgatattttagtgatactTTGAAAGAAGTGTCTTCTGCTCACCGAGTCTGCAGTTTTTTGatgcaaaatacagtaaaagcaataatattgtgaaatattattacaatttaaatctGCAGTCCGTaccttttttttggttaaaaatgatccaatatcaatttttgagcaagtacataaccagccaatGTTCAAAACCATCTCAaccttagctcgattcacaacggtaagcttgtaataatgttttataataaaatcggtactggtgggtttccgcgggatattcgagcatgcagccgttcgtctttgcgtcattacgtcacgtctgtttacatgaaGAAGAAGTCCCTGCTATGGGgctatatcatgtgaggatgctgcaggtgacGGATGATTTATAgcattttctcacagcagctgcaataattaaacatcattttgatggttgattgtaatccagaaagatccaatgacaatcatcagtgacaactggagattcacccgtagtcaaaaagcaaaaaactTTGGACTGtgactacagaaattgaaatctacaggtaacgctaatacacactaactacacagtcatgcaatgctaatgttgttaacattaacaatttgagaacaaaattataacagtaataataatttgcatggtttggcatgatccgagcgaagcgatcgttagatttaatcatcattggcagcgtgatttattgtaggcctgaTGCTTTTTCCCTCAGTtagtcagaacaaaagtggcaaaaatgttacttgttcagatcgTGCCGATGCACATCACTCGTAATGATAATAATTCCAcatataactgcaattgcaggtttcaaacagagatggcgacaaagaggcaaaacttctggactgcagctttaaaaataactcttttctatttaagtatgttttaaaatgtaatttattccgctgatgaaaagctgaattttcagcatcattactccagtctcagtcacatgatccttcagaaatcattaaataaatgttctatccaatcaaagaatcttgaaaaaatatttgttttcacaaaaattataagcaaaaaaaaaaaaaaaaagagtaaatattgttaaaaaaagaaccatataataattgataataatagtgcatcaaatcagcatattgacactgaggactggagtaatggctgcttaCACACACTGATTGTCTCCATTATAGCAGTGGTAAGCAAATGCATACACACAAAGAAGAATACTAGGATGAATAGAAACACTATCCACACtccaacattgaactgaacatAACCAGGAGTACAAAAACACACGAGTtaacaaaggaactaaacaagCAACAGGTGACAATAATCAGAAACTAACTAGGAAACGATGAAGGCTATGCTAAAAGGATAGACGTgtctcatttcgaaggctgcaTCCTCCAGAGGTctcatttgaaggctgcatacgtcatTGAGGCGGTCTCATTTAAGAACAGTAACTGGtagattgcaaagtaagaaagaaattacagtattttacacctcacgaGGAACagcagtcaattttattacggtTACTTTTCTGAAttaagacatccttgatgacatATGCAGCCTTCGAATGCGACCTGCGGAGGACAcagccttcgaaatgagacacagcACATATACATGAAACAGACAcatgaacaaaaacacaatGGGACTAATCCTAACCCTGACACTGGTGTGAGGCCAATACATCAACTGATGTTAAATCTCAAATCATGTCATGTCAAACTGATTAGGTGATTAGGGGGGAAAAAGCAGCTAAAAAAGTACAATCCAAGTCTCGTACCTTCACAGCAGTCCTGCCACATACGTAGGTCAATCTTAGGTAAATCGTCACAGCTTCCATAACCGTGAGGGAAGTCAGCCACGCTGAAGACATCGGACTGGATGCGGGTGATGTTGTCGCTATTATCGCACAGCACCCGGGCGAGAGACGCCTGCTTCAACTGGGTCAGCTGCGCCGGACTGAAGGAGCCAGGGTTCTCATACCAAAACCTACAAGGATATGAAGGAATCGTTTGAGAATGTGACTtgtatttgactttctttcttctgtggatcaCAAATGGAGGTTTTTAGAAGTGAGTCCATATAATGAACACATACCCTATGTGAGCTCACAACACTCGTGACACAGGTTGCTGGAAATTATGATTTACAGTTTAACTATTAGTGTTTGCCTCACACGCATCCTAtcatttcacttcagaagacattgattcatcATCTGGGGTCATGTGGATTACTGTCATATTAGTTCGGGATGTGTCAGATTTGAGGGACCCAACCACTTCTATTATATGGACTCAGATAAGTTCTCtgtttgtgttcatctgaagagAGCAAGTCATATCAAACATGACAACACTAGTTGGCAGTAGCAAGTATGGATTTTGACACAGATACACAGACACACTGGGgtgagcatgtaagatatgctgATGCTGCATGAATATGCCTACATAAATCCCACAGCAGATTTtgacaggtggagctggggaggtggaggggttCAGAGGAACTCTGATAATGTGCTGTAGGACCAGCTTACAGTGACCACTGAACCAGACGATTTAAAAGttgagcaagcaatctcattgaccgcaggatcagcagaggccaatcagcttgtgccgtGTAGTAAATGATGTGACTACTATCATGTAAAGGACCTTCTCCATCAGCCTGCTCCATCTGAAGTTTCACGACTgaactatatatacatatatatatatatcagtgttaattttgacagcaaattttgatttagttttagttatagtcttttgactaaaatgccatttaattttagtcatattttagtcatcggaAATTGTTTTAGATTTTAGTCAACTAAATCTTCTGCCAAAGCGGATGGTTTttgaccgttcaagtgcaaaaaagacacaaaagagcaaaattcagtacttttttagggattgacacacttatcatttaggtactattatagttttcgtttaaaaatgttattagatttaatttttagtttttctgctttcattgtaattttagttaaaagttttagtaattttttgtgttcatgtcttttagtttttgcttataaatgtctataagtttttatttctgtttgttattttaatacctcaggttaagctaaagcGTAGAAACtagaattatacattttttacatatatatttattttttatttcagttaatgtttatttcaagtaatgaagatttgtttggttttaggtttagttaactataataacccctatacttgtaaaatatattgaaaaatgtgttgaataatgttcttagtctttcttTCCTGAaagaagatacagtagtttactatgaattaaattaaatacagttttttgtgtaaacaaagtgacaataatgaccaggaaaaaataataattataaaccatccTGAAACACAcgtgactcttattctgaaatgtctgcagtctgcactgCAGCTGCTCATGAGGGAgataaatatgcattcttacaaccGTCTAAAACATACTACCATATAAACATCGTATAGTAAACATtatcataattcatcaacattagcttataaGCAATCTCTTGtcataaatgtgcgctattcattAATTGCGAAGCAGTCTGAAGTGCTGCTGGACGAGCCTGTAGAGGGCGCAATGGCGCTGCGTTTTCCCACGGTTAGATCAGCATGTTACACTTCAAGTGTGCGCATTttccacacaggacagcagtcctgactggaaatcttcCCAGATTTCAatcatagttttagtcattcaaaacacatttttatttagtcatcgtctTGTTTTCATCCgtgaaaaaatgttgttgatgaaaattatgacgaaaattattcgtcaacaaaattaacactgatatataaatatattaagagtttggttccaaaacgcaataactccattttgattaatttgagtaaaaaggtgttttctttaccaagaaagtggcaagataaaaaacactattttctgtttcaaacattaaaaattcaaatctacattatgattttaaaaattcaaaatatttttttcccaaaatgcaataaatccatgacactttttttttttcaaaatgcaattaatccatcaatataagttattttcaaattgaaaatacacaacaaaataagttgattcacatatatgacagagtctaaaatttgccaatatttatctaatatacaggcattttactaaaaataggctacattcagccgtcgctcccaaaatgaaattAACGGGtcatgttaatgttataaatcatttgtcattaccgattaacgagtatctggcgccaccgcacggttaaataaacGCATTTGCCAaatacattggtattaaaaaaacgtttttaaaaaagcctttaATGTTTACATTGGGTGGAATGGTgcgatgtgattggttgagcggatatatcgcgttctgcagaaaaaggagactggtGTTTGTCgcattttggaaagaaagggaaaaaacatgacagaataacatgacggatatcgcattttgcacaaaattaataaatgacttttcactaccgaccagatacaatactgattttggcagaaactcaatttttctgaaaatggcgtttatcgcgttttggaaccaaactcttcatacaTAGTTcatattgttacattatttaCTTCTGATGAACGAGAAAAAGTGTGGACTGAATTAAAAAAGTCTTACCGGTCACCATCTCTCAGACGCTTGAACTGGGTTGCCAGTAAACACATGAGGGTTGGTCCCAGTCTGCTGCCAGGCACCAGCTCTTCAGCCATCAGTGCAGGAAACAGGTCGATATTTAGAGGTGTACCGTAGAGCCTGCGAGCAGAACAGACCGTTACACCCAGAAAATGCTAAATGTGGCTTTTAATAACAATGGATGTGGCCAACCTTTGAAGCTTCTCTCGCACAGTGGGGTTCTGAATCTCATTCTTCAGATCGTCAAAATTCTGCGCGGATGTGAGGTTGCAGAACACCCGGTAGTCATTATACGGGGGTATGCCGTGGTCACGGCCCCTTTGGATATTCATGGCAGCGAGGTCCAGTGCCACTGCATGCGCCATTGAGAAAAGGCGTTCGGTAAGTTCTGTGTTAAGCAGTTGAGTGGACACTCGCATTTTCCCTGCCACTCCAAACAAACCACGGAGCAGAGGATCAATGCCACCTTCGTTCACAATACGGAAGGGTGAGAAAAAAGCTTTATGAAGTAAGATGTGTCCTTGCTGGATGGGCTGGAAGGTTTCATCGAGCCGGTATAGAATGGGGTTAATGAGCGTATGACCGAAGCGGAAGGCAGCGGTGGCAAAAGCGTTGAGGATGCCGGCATTGATATTGGGATTATAGCCATTATAGTCACCCATGAGCCTCATGCCAGCCTCACCCAGTATTTTAGGCAGCCAGTGGCTGTAGGTTATATGCTGCATCTGGGCTCCGACTATCTTCCGTGCCTCATGGTAAATGGTGTCACCATCCCAATGGGGGTTGAGACGAAGCAACTCACTGGCTATTCGGTTATGTTCACGGAACCAAACCGTGTGCATAGCCGTCAACCCAAGCTGCTCATTGGCACGATGGTCACCAGCTAGAAAGCAAGGAATGGGACTCTCGTTTTCATCCCGCATGCACTCTGTTGGCGGCCCAGTTGCAAAGGGGAGCAGCGGCTTACCGGTGCGTTGCACGATACCCTGGCGCAACATGCCCCTATGGCTGGCCAAGTCCCGAATCTCCTCGGCCTCGTGATGCGAGCTGCCGTAAACATTGGAAGCATCGATGTAGGATGTGAGCTGGTTCATTTGCTCACGAGGATACACAGAGTTCATAAGCAGAGAGGTCATTCCGCTGCCGCAAACGGGACTGGAGCGCACAAAGAACATGCACCGTGCTCCGTTGCGCCGCTGCCGTGGGTCGTTGGGTGGAAACATGATGGGAAAGCAAGGTGGGTCGTTGGTGCACACTGAGGTGCACAGCTGTCCATCGGAGAAACGCGACTGGCTGAGGGATACGACGGTTGAATCCAGGTCGTGGTCCAGGAACTGGCCCCATTGCATAAGCATGTGCGTGTAGCGATCGTCTGGGGTGATGGTCTCCGAGCCGATCAAGGTGGTGGAGACAAGACGTGGAAGTGGCAGAGGGAAGCCGTTGTGCCATCTCTCAGTGGTGCCACGTGGGAGATTGAAGCCATTGTCATAGACGGACTTGAGCAAGCGCTCGAAGGCAGTGAGCGAGGCGCCCCACATGGGGTGCTGCAGGTTGTTACAAGTGCCATCGTGAGTGCGATACTTCTGGTGGAAGCAGATGTCCGAGCAATTGTTGATGCGTCGATGGGCAGTGCAGCCAGACAGGTTAGCTATCATATCCAGGAAACGCGGGGACACCAAGTCATTGTAGCGGTAGGCTGTAAAATAGAGAGGGAAGAGTGGGTGTTTTTGTAAAGTGTAGaccacatttaaaaaattatctaaccaaaaaaaataaaagacatcATTAATTAGTGTTGGGCtcatattattttgtaaagtGACATAAATACAGTTGCAAtgaaaccatttaaaaaaacataatatagaATTGTACTATTGTGAAATCACAAAGTCTGACATTCAATTAAATTAGTATATGTGCTGCGGGTTTCAGGTTACGTGTTTTTCAGAGCATCTCTGTtcacagtaaatgctgctccactCTGCATGTGTTTGGGTTTCCAATATCGTGCATTTGGGAATGCATATAAAGTCTGATGCGCTTTGTGTTTCATAGGCAAGTGTTGCGCTGCTATTATTTATATGTGTGGAGAGTCAATTGTCAAACTCTATTGCTGCATATGCTGTGAGTTTGGGTCGattataaatatgcaaattgtGGGTCATTGCTATTTCACAACAACAATCACCAGGCCAttggcgccctctgcaggcataTGTTATAATATGTAATGTACATAAGTTGATATCTAAGTATGTTTATATTATGTATACTACTTTACCCATTTTAAAAGCTACTAGTAATTTAGGTCTATTTTTATTGCCacccaaaataataataataataattgttagtGATTGCCCTAAAAAATGATTTCATTTGGTGGTTAGTTGCATCCTCAAGCCAGAGCTGGTCGAAACTGGTTCCAGTCTGATTGTTGCAAGGATGGCCAAAGTATTTACAGTTATTGGAATCAAATCTttgaagtatttttttaatggcaCTTAATAATTGAGAGATCCTTGAGCATAACTGTatattatgttttgttatgtctgTGAAATAACCTGCACTTGGGTCGTTGACATGCCATGTAAtccaaaataaagaaaatacattataaatattttaaaaatgtagtttaaCATAGGGGTTTTCAATCTTTCAGAGGCCCTGGACCCCCAAATATGATCATCCCATTTAAAAAGCATCTGTCTTTTATAAATACCTCATTTATAcactgaaaatttaatttaataaatgagtttacatatatatatatatatatatatatatatatatatatatatatatatatatatatatacatatatatatatatatacatatatatatatatatatatatatatatatatatatatatatatatatatatatatatatatacatatatatatatatatatatatatatatatatatatatatatatatatatatatatatatatatatatatatatatatatatatatatatatatattttttatttttttttttattcactatagtaaTGAActgttaaatgtattatttatttgatttcaataaattttatttaatctttattatttttttaattattattacatttttacattacagtttttctccccCCTGTCACTCCCTCACTGCCAGTTTGAAAACCCATGGTCTAAAACACATTTATATGCCATACATGGTATAAACATTAAGTGATAACACATCTTCCTTAAATAATGAACACATTTTAGTGTACTCATCTTAATCCTTATGTTTTAAGATgtttaaaacatgacaaatgtCTGAACACATTTCTGCAAATTtactttgtgttatttatatatatatatcattgtaCTATCAACCATTTTACATAAACATGCCACTAAACAGTACATAAAACACACAACTGTCTGTTTCTGTCCAAGTGAATGATTATTTGCAAGAATAAGGTGTAAAGTGGACCAGACGCTATGATGATAGTTAAAAGTCTGGCTACGTTACACTAcccctgtgaaaaaaaaagtgcacttaatcgtattgaatgtgcatttgtagtgtacttcaaatcataattaaagtaataattaaagtattttttctttttaaaaactgtacttgcagataatttaatattaatgaaataagaCACAAGTGTAAAAAGAGTACAATTTGTTGTAGTCAaattaaaagtacattttaaaacattatattttaacttcaactaattgcatttaatgtaaatttaaaccataaaacatttttattaaattgtaaatgcaattaagtgtctgaaaacattacattcagttcacaaTTAAGTATATtcatttaaagtatattattacCATAATAAGCACTCTTTTTAGAAGAATGCTATAGTGCACTTCTTTTACACAAGGGTAGTCAGTGATCAGGTAATTGTGTCTGGATAGAGTCGTGTTAACCCCTTCTTGGTATTTGCGTCAGTGAATGTGTCCAGAGGGGAAATGCTCAGATTGGGGCAGGGCTTGTCCAAACATGTGGGGCCATTTTGCCATAGTGTGGCAATGAAAGCTGTGCTGTTGTCATAACCAGAAAAAACAGCGAGTCGTGTCTTCTGCAGCACAAAGCGCCACCGTGTCTGCTGACCATTTAGTCAGCAGGCATTTCTTTTTCCATATATTAGTTGTACATTTTAATCACAGCACCCaaaaatatatcatttgaaGAGCGTCATGGCGGTGTGAGATACCTGTTCCATTGGTGTCCACCATCAGGCCCTGGTTGACATGCCTCTGGATGAGAAGAAGGGTCTGCTCAAAAATCTCCCCAGCTCTGGCCTGCTCCACTGTGTAGGGGTCCCGAGGGTAACGGAACAGAGCCAGGAGCTCGGCAGGGGTACGAGGAGATCTGATGATGGTGGAGAACACGTTAACTTCCACATTCATAAAAGCCATTCAGACTCACTCTGCAAGAGAATACATTAGCAAACTATAGACATGCGTTATGCCTGACGGACAGATTAGTAGATAGAGTCATATCATCATTTCTTATTAATCAATCCATTCAAAATCATTCTctttttataaaacaatttttaaactGTGGGCAGTTCACAGGTGATTAGGGTAAACAAATAGATATCATCATACTTTCCAGCTcattgatttttaaattttttttgtattacacgttttctgaaatgttatgtttaaatatgcaaatgatacattattttattaatcatgtaCTAATTTTCTTACATTTCCAGAACAGAAATCTGAATTTCTGAACCGAATTCTTCCCTTTTGTTGCTATAGTAGAGCAATATGTTTTAACACAGGGGATTTTGGAGATCTCTTTTTACCActtcataaatcacaaaatattgtCAAGATGTCAAAAATTACCTTGTTTTTAGGAATAAATGTTCAATAAAATCAGGCaaatgatatatgaacaaaCCCCTTCAGAATATAtactcattttgagaaaacagcctttaaagatatgtatttattttaattgaaatctacaggggCAAATACATATGACGCAATGAAATGCACACTGAAAAGATGTTTTATTTCCACTAGTCTGAAACATCACGTTATGAAAAGCCCAAAATTTCAAATTTGACCATGAAAGAACAATGTTTCTGCATAGAGTGTCTtgctttaaataacaaaattataaataaagataagaaaaacaaaagcaataaCATAGTTAGAGCTCAAATGTTCTGCAGGATGTTGTTAAAATGGGGacagattattaaaataaaattttaagcCAAGTCCTGGTGAAAAGCACATCTGAACACCATTGACCAGCATAATCAATCTGTCGAAGCACTTGACACAGCCACATATGCTCATGACCTTCTGTCAAGCGTTTAATAGAAAGTGCTCCCATACTTGGGACAACTTGGATCATCCACTTTTTCCCACTGAAGTTCACTTTAAAAACTGCTTTCTAATGCACTGACTCTGGACCTGAAGTTCTGCCTGGTTTAAGTAGTTTTTCCTACCCTAATTGTCAAACATGTTTATGCTCCC is part of the Chanodichthys erythropterus isolate Z2021 chromosome 18, ASM2448905v1, whole genome shotgun sequence genome and encodes:
- the LOC137006925 gene encoding peroxidasin homolog isoform X5, whose amino-acid sequence is MKRLRLDSNTLHCDCELLWLADLLKQYAESGNAQAAATCDYPSRLQGRSVATLTAEELNCEVPRITSEPQDVDVTSGNTVYFTCRAEGNPKPQIIWLRNNNALNMRDDTRLNLLEDGTLMIQDTRETDQGVYQCMAKNVAGEVKTSEVTLRYFRSPSRPSFVIQPQNTEVLVGESVTLECSATGQPQPRVTWTKGDHTALPSDPRINITPSGGLYIQNVNQADGGQYTCFASNNVDTIHATAYIIVQARPQFTVTPQDQSVLEGHTVDFPCEASGYPQPVIAWTRGGSPLPNDRRHVVLSTGSLRISRVALHDQGQYECQAVSPVGTARAAVHLNILQTVTPVFTSAPRDMTVESGSDVQIPCSAQGEPTPIITWSKDGVQITESGKFHINPDGYLEVHDVGLADGGRYECVARNSIGYSSSNMVLTVQVPQVSREGDPFVSTSLEEAIRSINSAIDSTRRQLFDGSPRTPAELLALFRYPRDPYTVEQARAGEIFEQTLLLIQRHVNQGLMVDTNGTAYRYNDLVSPRFLDMIANLSGCTAHRRINNCSDICFHQKYRTHDGTCNNLQHPMWGASLTAFERLLKSVYDNGFNLPRGTTERWHNGFPLPLPRLVSTTLIGSETITPDDRYTHMLMQWGQFLDHDLDSTVVSLSQSRFSDGQLCTSVCTNDPPCFPIMFPPNDPRQRRNGARCMFFVRSSPVCGSGMTSLLMNSVYPREQMNQLTSYIDASNVYGSSHHEAEEIRDLASHRGMLRQGIVQRTGKPLLPFATGPPTECMRDENESPIPCFLAGDHRANEQLGLTAMHTVWFREHNRIASELLRLNPHWDGDTIYHEARKIVGAQMQHITYSHWLPKILGEAGMRLMGDYNGYNPNINAGILNAFATAAFRFGHTLINPILYRLDETFQPIQQGHILLHKAFFSPFRIVNEGGIDPLLRGLFGVAGKMRVSTQLLNTELTERLFSMAHAVALDLAAMNIQRGRDHGIPPYNDYRVFCNLTSAQNFDDLKNEIQNPTVREKLQRLYGTPLNIDLFPALMAEELVPGSRLGPTLMCLLATQFKRLRDGDRFWYENPGSFSPAQLTQLKQASLARVLCDNSDNITRIQSDVFSVADFPHGYGSCDDLPKIDLRMWQDCCEDCRTKGQFNALSYHFRGRRSAEHSYAEEKNPAGNLTDSSSTLEDAQTAVNVTVSPKSSTEPSVKDFQDFVADMQKTITSLRKQIKRLEGRLSRTDCADEDGRERVDGESWKKNPCSTCQCKGAQVTCFVEKCPPAACLNPVTPKGSCCPMCLNQPSQPQDTEHRV
- the LOC137006925 gene encoding peroxidasin homolog isoform X6, yielding MQGRGQPQTSDHLAQKQQCSEHEGRHASQSTGRWNLDDPGHAGDGPGRVSVHGQKCGWRARPSFVIQPQNTEVLVGESVTLECSATGQPQPRVTWTKGDHTALPSDPRINITPSGGLYIQNVNQADGGQYTCFASNNVDTIHATAYIIVQARPQFTVTPQDQSVLEGHTVDFPCEASGYPQPVIAWTRGGSPLPNDRRHVVLSTGSLRISRVALHDQGQYECQAVSPVGTARAAVHLNILQTVTPVFTSAPRDMTVESGSDVQIPCSAQGEPTPIITWSKDGVQITESGKFHINPDGYLEVHDVGLADGGRYECVARNSIGYSSSNMVLTVQVPQVSREGDPFVSTSLEEAIRSINSAIDSTRRQLFDGSPRTPAELLALFRYPRDPYTVEQARAGEIFEQTLLLIQRHVNQGLMVDTNGTAYRYNDLVSPRFLDMIANLSGCTAHRRINNCSDICFHQKYRTHDGTCNNLQHPMWGASLTAFERLLKSVYDNGFNLPRGTTERWHNGFPLPLPRLVSTTLIGSETITPDDRYTHMLMQWGQFLDHDLDSTVVSLSQSRFSDGQLCTSVCTNDPPCFPIMFPPNDPRQRRNGARCMFFVRSSPVCGSGMTSLLMNSVYPREQMNQLTSYIDASNVYGSSHHEAEEIRDLASHRGMLRQGIVQRTGKPLLPFATGPPTECMRDENESPIPCFLAGDHRANEQLGLTAMHTVWFREHNRIASELLRLNPHWDGDTIYHEARKIVGAQMQHITYSHWLPKILGEAGMRLMGDYNGYNPNINAGILNAFATAAFRFGHTLINPILYRLDETFQPIQQGHILLHKAFFSPFRIVNEGGIDPLLRGLFGVAGKMRVSTQLLNTELTERLFSMAHAVALDLAAMNIQRGRDHGIPPYNDYRVFCNLTSAQNFDDLKNEIQNPTVREKLQRLYGTPLNIDLFPALMAEELVPGSRLGPTLMCLLATQFKRLRDGDRFWYENPGSFSPAQLTQLKQASLARVLCDNSDNITRIQSDVFSVADFPHGYGSCDDLPKIDLRMWQDCCEDCRTKGQFNALSYHFRGRRSAEHSYAEEKNPAGNLTDSSSTLEDAQTAVNVTVSPKSSTEPSVKDFQDFVADMQKTITSLRKQIKRLEGRLSRTDCADEDGRERVDGESWKKNPCSTCQCKGAQVTCFVEKCPPAACLNPVTPKGSCCPMCLNQPSQPQDTEHRV